A genomic stretch from Lathyrus oleraceus cultivar Zhongwan6 chromosome 2, CAAS_Psat_ZW6_1.0, whole genome shotgun sequence includes:
- the LOC127119596 gene encoding uncharacterized protein LOC127119596 has product MGSVNYYRILKVNPDASYERIKKSFKNLSRKCHPDKINQEPLRKNEFDASFKRISEAFDVLSDPNKRRIYDLYGKYPVDFENGDGNNNMEVDDEGVGVVESDLLCTLEDLYCGCRKKVNLVRTVPDEFGELKREEDILKITIKPGWKKGTKITFPGRGNQLRGSPPLDLIFVVKEKPHAIFQRDRHDLVMTQKISFLEALVGSTLNITTLDRRNITVEVTDIVTPGYEKVVPDEGMPLAKDSSKRGNLRIKFDVEFPSNLTSQQKHSVSRILSEAVYN; this is encoded by the exons ATGGGTAGTGTGAATTACTACAGAATACTGAAGGTGAACCCTGATGCAAGCTATGAGCGGATAAAGAAATCTTTTAAGAATTTATCAAGGAAATGTCACCCTGATAAGATTAATCAAGAGCCTTTGAGGAAAAACGAGTTTGATGCATCGTTTAAGAGAATTTCTGAGGCTTTTGATGTTCTTAGTGATCCTAATAAGCGTAGGATCTATGATCTGTATGGGAAATATCCAGTGGATTTTGAAAATGGTGATGGGAATAATAATATGGAAGTTGATGATGAAGGTGTTGGAGTTGTTGAAAGTGACTTGTTATGCACGCTTGAGGATCTTTATTGTGGTTGCAGAAAGAAGGTCAATCTTGTTAGAACTGTTCCTGATGAATTTGG GGAGTTGAAGCGGGAAGAAGACATCTTGAAGATAACCATTAAACCTGGTTGGAAAAAGGGCACAAAAATCACTTTTCCCGGGAGAGGAAACCAACTACGCGGCTCTCCTCCGCTTGATCTGATTTTTGTGGTGAAAGAGAAACCGCATGCTATATTCCAGAGGGATAGACATGATTTGGTAATGACACAAAAGATATCATTTCTTGAAGCTCTCGTCGGTTCGACTCTCAACATAACAACCTTGGATCGAAGAAATATCACAGTCGAAGTTACTGATATTGTGACACCGGGCTACGAAAAGGTCGTCCCGGATGAAGGTATGCCACTTGCAAAGGACTCGAGCAAGAGAGGAAATCTTAGAATCAAGTTTGATGTTGAGTTTCCATCGAATTTGACCTCACAACAGAAACATAGTGTAAGTAGGATTTTGAGTGAAGCTGTTTATAACTAA